In Nematostella vectensis chromosome 2, jaNemVect1.1, whole genome shotgun sequence, one genomic interval encodes:
- the LOC116619920 gene encoding uncharacterized protein LOC116619920 encodes MPKRRKRKGNQLDSPPEKVCDEVIEEEAIWIQCENKSCLKWRQVTTGEADQVGEGSWYCWMNRDESYNNCSVPEKKAKLSKEMKYVYSLLPLGEVVMAKLPGYPLWPGLLTPDPTCGEYYDALLEKEHEPMQYHVEFLGEQHSRAWLRPNAVHPYNSVSEEEKAIPLRNRSAAKLQAFYQSSLDEARRILPLTTKRRLQVSNHFKFEGIKDDGKVKNNKSSDRCSSPILTKSICENSASYDERIIQAVAKTKPDINPRHHKMKKQRTQSEADKIHTSDPDEEFMSTVTAVMRQRGLPLPKTPMWRGQQVRLHDLFKAVQSRGGFESVCKDNKWNEIYSHLVSSGTPMGRTIRLFYLRHLLPYEMFIKGPPSPVAENVVVNSSHTIRNESDDNSCITQNDREDDCLSGSEGEQKVPEVRQTRQPIHRLITEDVQSQICPSTTIAGSPPGGLVPSSNPDTPLAQTATLFSDDNDDDDDDIGLESEAAEHELLQLERLLSSLEPSLYPPPVIESPERKRYEAPTSSTVPQVKTDVFKTLDEMAKIEGAIAELDTMVSLELNNL; translated from the exons GTGGGAGAAGGCTCGTGGTATTGCTGGATGAACAGGGATGAGTCCTACAACAATTGCTCTGTACCTGAGAAAAAAGCCAAACTCTCCAAAGAAATGAAGTATGTGTACAGTTTATTGCCTCTGGGGGAAGTGGTGATGGCTAAACTGCCTGGATATCCTTT GTGGCCAGGCCTATTAACACCTGACCCAACATGTGGAGAGTATTATGATGCACTCCTTGAAAAAGAGCATGAGCCTATGCAGTACCATGTAGAATTCCTAGGGGAACAGCACTCCAGGGCGTGGCTTCGCCCCAATGCTGTACACCCGTACAACTCCGTCTCAGAGGAAGAGAAAGCAATACCTCTCAGAAATAGGTCGGCTGCTAAGCTTCAGGCATTCTATCAGTCCTCTCTTGATGAAGCAAGAAGAATATTGCCCTTGACAACCAAACGACGGTTACAAGTGTCAAACCATTTCAAATTTGAAGGAATAAAGGACG ATGGAAAGGTGAAGAACAACAAATCTTCTGATAGATGTTCATCACCGATATTAACCAAATCAATATGTGAAAATTCTGCATCATATGATGAAAGGATCATTCAAGCTGTGGCAAAGACTAAGCCAGATATCAACCCCCGCCATCACAAAATGAAGAAACAAAGAACACAATCTGAAGCAGATAAAATA CATACAAGTGATCCTGACGAAGAATTCATGTCAACAGTAACCGCGGTGATGCGTCAAAGAGGCCTTCCACTTCCCAAGACACCCATGTGGAGGGGCCAGCAAGTCAGATTACATGACCTCTTCAAGGCCGTCCAGTCCAGGGGAGGGTTTGAGTCG GTGTGTAAAGATAATAAGTGGAATGAAATCTACTCTCATCTAGTATCTTCTGGGACACCAATGGGCAGGACTATCCGACTCTTTTACCTCAG gcATTTGCTACCATATGAAATGTTCATCAAAGGTCCACCATCACCAG TTGCTGAAAATGTTGTAGTCAATTCATCACACACCATCCGGAATGAAAGTGACGACAACAGCTGCATCACCCAAAATGACAGGGAAGATGACTGTCTTTCTGGTAGTGAAG GTGAACAAAAGGTCCCAGAAGTTAGACAGACAAGACAGCCAATACATAGACTTATCACAGAAGATG tTCAGAGTCAGATCTGCCCAAGTACTACGATTGCTGGGAGTCCTCCTGGAGGGCTTGTACCAAGCTCAAACCCTGACACCCCACTTGCACAAACTGCTACTCTCTTCTCAG ATGacaacgatgatgatgatgatgacattggTTTAGAATCCGAAGCCGCAGAGCATGAGCTTTTGCAGCTGGAGCGGCTTTTATCCTCACTTGAGCCATCTCTCTATCCACCTCCAG TTATTGAAAGCCCAGAGAGGAAAAG ATACGAGGCCCCAACCTCCTCAACAGTCCCCCAAGTCAAGACAGATGTGTTCAAAACTTTGGATGAGATGGCCAAGATAGAAG GAGCCATCGCAGAGCTGGATACAATGGTCTCACTTGAGCTTAATAACCTGTAG
- the LOC5515586 gene encoding vitamin K epoxide reductase complex subunit 1, whose product MLAGLLTEHSVVCLSGILVSAYALYVEMRKSKDKNYKAVCDIGENMSCSRVLTSKYSKGFGLVELLVGKDHFMNLPNCLIGIVFYLFQLCLGMVGSSWCNSLLLITSIMSCVGSVYLGYILFVILKDICLVCIATYIVNGTLFYLNYQRVLS is encoded by the exons ATGCTGGCGGGGCTATTAACCGAGCACTCCGTCGTCTGTTTGTCTGGAATTCTTGTGTCTGCATACGCTCTCTATGTGGAAATGAGAAAATCTAAGGACAAGAATTATAAGGCAGTCTGTGACATTGGCGAAAACATGAGCTGTTCACGCGTACTCACATCCAA ATACAGTAAAGGCTTTGGGTTGGTTGAACTTCTTGTtggaaaagaccattttatgAATCTTCCCAATTGCCTTATTGGGATTGTGTTTTACCTCTTTCAACTCTGTCTGG GGATGGTTGGTTCATCATGGTGTAACTCCCTTCTGCTGATAACTTCCATCATGTCCTGTGTTGGCTCTGTCTATCTCGGCTACATCTTGTTTGTTATTCTGAAGGACATTTGTCTTGTCTGCATTGCTACCTACATCGTAAATGGCACTCTGTTCTACCTAAACTACCAAAGAGTCCTATCATGA
- the LOC5515587 gene encoding solute carrier family 23 member 2, producing MAELRKRDTKEAEEIKEEVSAKKELSELNYYIDETPPWYLCILLGLQHYLTMFGSTVAVPLILAAPMCYDNSPLAKSEIISTIFFVSGLCTLIQTILGNRLPIVQGATFAFLAPTGAILNLYGECPAQTGNLTAAEYDEISWKPRMREIQGAIMVASLFQILIGFTGMVGFLLRFIGPLTIAPTVTLVGLALFGAAANFSGVHWGISAMTIVLIIMFSQYLRNIEFPVPSYERGRGCFAGKLAIFRLFPIIMAIVISWVVCVIITASGGFPSSPTNSQYMARTDARIDVLNKAKWFRFPYPGQWGTPTVSMAGVFGMLAGVLASMIESIGDYFACARLSGAPPPPTHAVNRGIGVEGIGCLLAGAWGSGNGTTSYSENIGAIGITKVASRRVVQAAAIVMLVLACLGKFGALFVTIPDPIVGGVFMVMFGMITAVGISNLQFVDMNSSRNLFVFGFSMMLGMALPSWMQSNSGVIQTGYRELDQIITVLLSTNMFVAGFVGCILDNTVPGTPEERGMVLWKKQLDDGESTRGKTTVHTYDLPCGLKRLSRFTACKYIPFLPYYPKEYNHPETGRQNGIDEKEMTSF from the exons GAGGAAGTCAGTGCAAAAAAGGAGTTATCGGAGCTGAATTACTACATCGATGAAACCCCTCCCTGGTATCTCTGCATTCTACTTGGACTTCAG CATTACCTGACCATGTTCGGGTCGACTGTTGCAGTTCCTCTCATTTTAGCAGCACCCATGTGTTATGATAACAGCCCTCTGGCGAAAAGCGAGATCATCAGCACCATATTCTTCGTCTCCGGTCTCTGCACGCTCATCCAAACTATATTAGGAAACCG ATTGCCGATCGTACAGGGAGCCACGTTTGCATTCCTCGCGCCGACAGGGGCTATCTTAAACCTATACGGGGAATGTCCCGCCCAAACAG GGAATTTAACTGCCGCTGAATATGATGAAATATCATGGAAACCGCGAATGAGAGAG ATCCAGGGGGCCATCATGGTGGCGTCGCTGTTCCAAATACTCATTGGCTTCACTGGAATGGTCGGTTTTCTGCTGCGCTTTATTGGACCACTGACTATTGCGCCAACAGTCACTCTAGTTGGATTGGCACTTTTCGGCGCTGCAGCTAATTTCTCAG gagTGCACTGGGGGATTTCTGCTAT GACGATCGTCTTAATCATAATGTTCTCGCAATATTTGCGTAATATCGAGTTCCCTGTCCCAAGCTACGAGCGTGGGCGAGGATGCTTTGCCGGCAAGTTGGCAATCTTCAGGTTATTTCCG ATTATCATGGCTATTGTCATTTCCTGGGTTGTGTGCGTGATTATCACTGCTTCTGGAGGCTTTCCCTCTAGCCCTACGAATTCCCAGTACATGGCAAGAACAGACGCCCGCATCGACGTCCTTAATAAAGCTAAATGGTTCAGGTTTCCTTACCCAG GTCAGTGGGGCACGCCTACAGTGAGTATGGCGGGGGTTTTCGGCATGCTAGCAGGGGTACTGGCTTCCATGATCGAGTCTATAGGGGATTACTTCGCGTGTGCTCGCCTCAGTGGCGCTCCACCTCCCCCCACGCATGCAGTGAACCGTGGCATCGGTGTCGAAGGTATTGGGTGCTTGTTAGCAGGAGCATGGGGAAGTGGTAATGGCACCACTTCTTACAGCGAGAATATCGGAGCTATCGGCATCACCAAG GTTGCTAGTCGCCGGGTTGTCCAGGCCGCTGCAATCGTCATGTTAGTCCTAGCTTGTCTGGGCAAGTTCGGCGCCTTGTTTGTGACGATCCCCGACCCTATTGTGGGAGGCGTGTTTATGGTGATGTTCGGGATGATCACTGCAGTTGGGATATCCAATCTACAGTTCGTGGACATGAACTCTTCACGGAACCTGTTTGTATTTGGGTTTTCGATGATGCTGGGAATGGCTCTGCCGTCGTGGATGCAAAGCAACAGTGGGGTCATCCAAACAG GTTACCGGGAGCTAGATCAGATCATCACTGTGCTCCTAAGCACCAATATGTTCGTTGCTGGGTTTGTCGGGTGTATTCTAGACAACACCGTCCCTGGCACCCCCGAGGAGCGTGGAATGGTTTTATGGAAGAAGCAGCTTGACGACGGCGAATCCACACGAGGAAAGACCACTGTACACACCTACGATCTTCCTTGTGGTCTAAAACGACTCTCTCGATTCACAGCCTGCAAGTACATTCCGTTCCTGCCTTATTATCCTAAGGAATATAACCACCCAGAGACTGGCAGACAAAATGGCATTGACGAAAAGGAGATGACTTCATTTTAA
- the LOC116619918 gene encoding uncharacterized protein LOC116619918, with protein sequence MLAGLLTDQVGEGSWYCWMNRDESYNNCSVPEKKAKLSKEMKYVYSLLPLGEVVMAKLPGYPLWPGLLTPDPTCGEYYDALLEKEHEPMQYHVEFLGEQHSRAWLRPNAVHPYNSVSEEEKAIPLRNRSAAKLQAFYQSSLDEARRILPLTTKRRLQVSNHFKFKGIKDDGKVKNNKSSDRCSSPILTKSICENSASYDERIIQAVAKTKPDINPRHHKMKKQRTQSEADKIHTSDPDEEFMSTVTAVMRQRGLPLPKTPMWRGQQVRLHDLFKAVQSRGGFESVCKDNKWNEIYSHLVSSGTPMGRTIRLFYLRHLLPYEMFIKGPPSPVAENVVVNSSHTIRNERDDNSCITQNDREDDCLSGSEGEQKVPEVRQTRQPIHRLITEDVQSQICPSTTIAGSPPGGLVPSSNPDTPLAQTATLFSDDNDDDDDDIGLESEAAEHELLQLERLLSSLEPSLYPPPVIESPERKRYEAPTSSTVLQVKTDVFKTLDEMAKIEGAIAELDTMVSLELNNL encoded by the exons ATGCTGGCGGGGCTATTAAccgaccag GTGGGAGAAGGCTCGTGGTATTGCTGGATGAACAGGGATGAGTCCTACAACAATTGCTCTGTACCTGAGAAAAAAGCCAAACTCTCCAAAGAAATGAAGTACGTGTACAGTTTATTGCCTCTGGGGGAAGTGGTGATGGCTAAACTGCCTGGATATCCTTT GTGGCCAGGCCTATTAACACCTGACCCAACATGTGGAGAGTATTATGATGCACTCCTTGAAAAAGAGCATGAGCCTATGCAGTACCATGTAGAATTCCTAGGGGAACAGCACTCCAGGGCGTGGCTTCGCCCCAATGCTGTACACCCGTACAACTCCGTCTCAGAGGAAGAGAAAGCAATACCTCTCAGAAATAGGTCGGCTGCTAAGCTTCAGGCATTCTATCAGTCCTCTCTTGATGAAGCAAGAAGAATATTGCCCTTGACAACCAAACGACGGTTACAAGTGTCAAACCATTTCAAATTTAAAGGAATAAAGGACG ATGGAAAGGTGAAGAACAATAAATCTTCTGATAGATGTTCATCACCGATATTAACCAAATCAATATGTGAAAATTCTGCATCATATGATGAAAGGATCATTCAAGCTGTGGCAAAGACTAAGCCAGATATCAACCCTCGCCATCACAAAATGAAGAAACAAAGAACACAATCTGAAGCAGATAAAATA CATACAAGTGATCCTGACGAAGAATTCATGTCAACAGTAACCGCGGTGATGCGTCAAAGAGGCCTTCCACTTCCCAAGACACCCATGTGGAGGGGCCAGCAAGTCAGATTACATGACCTCTTCAAGGCCGTCCAGTCCAGGGGAGGGTTTGAGTCG GTGTGTAAAGATAATAAGTGGAATGAAATCTACTCTCATCTAGTATCTTCTGGGACACCAATGGGCAGGACTATCCGACTCTTTTACCTCAG gcATTTGCTACCATATGAAATGTTCATCAAAGGTCCACCATCACCAG TTGCTGAGAATGTTGTAGTCAATTCATCACACACCATCCGGAATGAAAGGGACGACAACAGCTGCATCACCCAAAATGACAGGGAAGATGACTGTCTTTCTGGTAGTGAAG GTGAACAAAAGGTCCCAGAAGTTAGACAGACAAGACAGCCAATACATAGACTTATCACAGAAGATG tTCAGAGTCAGATCTGCCCAAGTACTACGATTGCTGGGAGTCCTCCTGGAGGGCTTGTACCAAGCTCAAACCCTGACACCCCACTTGCACAAACTGCTACTCTCTTCTCAG ATGacaacgatgatgatgatgatgacattggTTTAGAATCCGAAGCCGCAGAGCATGAGCTTTTGCAGCTGGAGCGGCTTTTATCCTCACTTGAGCCATCTCTCTATCCACCTCCAG TTATTGAAAGCCCAGAGAGGAAAAG GTACGAGGCCCCAACCTCCTCAACAGTCCTCCAAGTCAAGACAGATGTGTTCAAAACTTTGGATGAGATGGCCAAGATAGAAG GAGCCATCGCAGAGCTGGATACAATGGTCTCACTTGAGCTTAATAACCTGTAG